The Sebastes umbrosus isolate fSebUmb1 chromosome 19, fSebUmb1.pri, whole genome shotgun sequence genome has a segment encoding these proteins:
- the LOC119478479 gene encoding membrane-associated phosphatidylinositol transfer protein 2-like isoform X3: MLIKEYRIPMPMSVEEYRIAQLYMIQKKSREESCGEGSGVEILENKPYEDGPGGSGQYTHKVYHIGKHIPSWFCAILPQAALRVEEESWNAYPYTRTRYTCPFVEKFSIDIETYYKPDTGNQVDVFNMSSAEKRQRTVDPIDIVKDYIPPHEYLVEEDPKLYQSVKTKRGPLSDDWIEEINQDPAESAVMCAYKLCKVEFRYWGMQSKIERFIHDVGLRKVMVRAHRQAWCWQDEWYGLTIEDIRTLELETQLALAKKMAQFSLSEEGGTETNGSSVSQDQEQGAETAGSAAEAEGGGGGKLGDSLETRGELTKQWSTSSRSSNRSSKRGGSPSHQSISEWRMQSIARDSEDSTDDEFFDAHEDFSDNEEMFNKEITKWSSNDLMDKIETTEVDEAQETLYQESGGEYAAMSNEERQMEDCSSQQCLQPAKTHVLVLVLHGGNILDTGSGEQSSKQADVNTLSGAFKTVMGVHYPAALGRIAIRMVPCPAVCVDAFSLVSNLSPYSYDEGCLSSSQDHIPLAALPLLATAAPQYQDAVAAVILRANQVYSDFVKSLEGASFSGQVCVIGDCVGGILGFDALCSSSVTVSESQNSSRRGSAISVQDTDLLSPGIIINSVSPSLEGSRHLSRSNIDIPRCSGPDDPKRQLPRKRSDSSTYELDTIKHHQAFLSSLHSSVLHGEPGSRRSSSSTMLEGGSLGKFDFEVTDFFMFGSPLGLVLALRKTVVPSLDVANLRPACQQVYNLFHPADPSASRLEPLLDKRFYLLPPFSVPRYQRFPLGDGHSALLDSLVETVQSNPQLLMDAVGAVSHRCLDSTVNETSIPVPVLNWQLHTDTDSLHSHIFVDGQFPSSTSPGVPHLRYNRRASEASIASQVSGLADSYTVSNIATIASRWWGSKRMDYALYCPDALTAFPTVALPHLFHASYWESTDVVSFLLRQVMRHENSSILELDGKEVSEFTPSKPREKWLRKRTHVKIRNVTANHRVNDAVFTEDGAQMVMGRFMYGPLDMVTLTGEKIDIHIMTQPPSGEWVYFNTELTNSSGRVSYVIPESKKLGIGVYPVKMVVRGDHTVADSYLSIVPRGTEFVVFSIDGSFAASVSIMGSDPKVRAGAVDVVRYWQDLGYLIVYVTGRPDMQKQRVVAWLSQHNFPHGIVSFCDGLVHDPLRHKANFLKCLINEAYMRIFAAYGSTKDISVYSSIGLPPSHIYIVGRPTKKMQHQCQFIPDGYASHLSQLEYNQRSRPAKSASTRMVLRKSSFGLGATGGEFLRKRNHIFRTISQQPGAPGSASPSQPGRTERTQSQCEVERDRVVGAATQRSMSIAAGCWGRSGSTKEGSGGLLGPK, encoded by the exons AAAAAGAGCCGAGAGGAGAGCTGTGGCGAGGGCAGCGGCGTGGAGATCCTGGAGAACAAGCCTTACGAGGACGGCCCCGGAGGCTCGGGTCAGTACACACACAAGGTCTACCACATCGGCAAACACATCCCGTCCTGGTTCTGTGCCATCCTGCCTCAAGCTGCCCTCCGAGTGGAGGAGGAGTCCTGGAACGCCTACCCCTATACACGAACCCG gTATACCTGTCCCTTTGTAGAGAAATTCTCAATAGACATCGAGACGTATTATAAACCAGATACTGGAAACCAAGTGGACGTCTTCAATATGTCTTCTGCTGAGAAGAGACAGAGGACTGTAG ACCCCATAGACATCGTGAAGGACTACATCCCTCCTCACGAGTACCTGGTGGAAGAAGACCCCAAACTGTATCAGTCAGTGAAAACCAAACGGGGTCCGCTGTCAGACGACTGGATCGAGGAGATCAACCAGGATCCGGCTGAAAGCGCCGTCATGTGCGCCTACAAGCTCTGCAAAGTGGAGTTCAGATACTGGGGCATGCAGTCCAAGATCGAACGCTTCATACACGACGTGG GTCTGCGTAAAGTGATGGTTCGAGCCCACCGGCAGGCGTGGTGCTGGCAGGACGAGTGGTACGGCCTGACCATCGAGGACATCAGGACGCTGGAGCTGGAGACGCAGCTGGCTTTAGCCAAGAAGATGGCCCAGTTCAGCCTCAGCGAAGAGGGGGGAACGGAGACCAACGGCTCCTCCGTCAGCCAGGACCAGGAGCAGGGAGCCGAGACCGCCGGATCGGCTGCGGAGGCagaaggaggcggaggagggaAGCTGGGAGATTCTCTGGAGACACGAGGGGAGCTCACCAAGCAGTGGTCAACGTCCTCTAGATCCTCCAACAGGTCGTCCAAGAGAGGCG ggaGTCCATCTCACCAGAGCATTTCAGAGTGGAGGATGCAGAGCATCGCCCGCGACTCAGAGGACAGCACAGACGACGAGTTCTTCGATGCTCACG AGGACTTTTCTGACAACGAGGAGATGTTTAACAAGGAGATCACCAAGTGGAGCTCCAACGATCTGATGGACAAGATAGAAACAACAGAGGTGGATGAAGCACAAG AAACGTTGTATCAGGAGTCGGGCGGGGAGTACGCCGCGATGAGTAATGAGGAGAGGCAGATGGAG GATTGTTCGTCCCAGCAGTGTCTCCAGCCCGCCAAAACTCACGTCCTCGTTCTGGTCCTGCACGGAGGCAACATCCTGGACACTGGCTCTG GTGAACAGAGCAGCAAGCAGGCCGACGTGAACACGCTGAGTGGAGCTTTTAAGACGGTGATGGGGGTCCATTACCCGGCAGCGTTGGGCCGCATCGCCATCCGGATGGTCCCGTGTCCCGCCGTGTGTGTCGACGCATTCTCGCTAGTCTCCAA CCTCAGCCCTTACAGCTACGACGAGGGCTGCCTGTCCAGCAGTCAGGATCACATCCCGCTGGCTGCTCTGCCTCTCTTGGCTACAGCTGCACCACAGTACCAAGACGCCGTAGCAGCCGTCATCTTACGAGCCAATCAGGTGTATAGCGACTTCGTGAAGTCTCTGGAGGGGGCGTCTTTTAGTGGCCAG GTGTGTGTTATTGGGGACTGTGTCGGAGGCATCCTGGGGTTTgatgctctgtgcagcagctcgGTGACGGTGTCAGAGAGCCAAAACAGCAGCAGACGGGGCAGTGCCATCAGTGTTCAG GACACAGACCTCCTCTCTCCAGGTATCATCATAAACAGTGTCTCTCCGTCCCTCGAGGGAAGCCGCCATCTCAGCCGCAGCAACATCGACATCCCTCGCTGCTCGGGGCCCGACGACCCCAAGAGACAACTTCCACGCAAGCGCAGCGACTCGTCCACGTACGAGCTGGACACCATCAAACACCACCAGGCCTTCCTGTCCAG TCTTCACTCCAGCGTGCTCCACGGCGAGCCCGGGTCGCGgcgctccagcagcagcaccatgcTGGAAGGAGGCTCTCTGGGAAAGTTTGACTTCGAGGTGACGGACTTCTTCATGTTCGGCTCTCCTCTGGGGCTGGTGCTCGCGCTGAGGAAGACCGTGGTGCCCTCGTTAGATG TGGCGAATCTGCGTCCGGCCTGTCAGCAGGTTTACAACCTGTTTCATCCAGCCGACCCGTCGGCCTCCCGCCTCGAGCCTCTCCTGGACAAGCGGTTCTACCTGCTGCCTCCCTTCAGCGTCCCTCGCTACCAGCGCTTTCCTCTGGGCGACGGACACTCGGCTCTGTTGG ACTCCCTAGTTGAGACGGTGCAGAGTAACCCTCAGCTTCTGATGGACGCCGTTGGTGCCGTTTCCCACCGATGTCTGGACAGCACCGTCAACGAGACCTCCATCCCCGTACCCGTCCTCAACTGGCAGCTCCACACAGACA CGGATTCTCTTCACTCACATATCTTTGTGGACGGCCAGTTCCCATCGTCCACGTCACCGGGGGTCCCTCACCTTCGCTACAACCGCCGGGCCAGCGAGGCCAGCATCGCCAGCCAGGTGTCAGGCCTAGCCGACTCCTACACCGTCTCCAACATCGCCACCA TTGCCTCTCGGTGGTGGGGCAGTAAGAGGATGGACTACGCCCTGTACTGCCCCGACGCCCTGACGGCGTTTCCCACCGTGGCTCTGCCTCATCTCTTCCACGCCTCCTACTGGGAGTCTACCGATGTCGTCTCCTTCCTACTCAGACAG GTGATGAGACATGAGAACTCCAGTATTTTGGAGCTGGATGGTAAAGAAGTGTCTGAATTCACTCCGTCCAAACCTCGAGAAAAGTGGCTCCGCAAGAGGACTCATGTTAAAATCAGG AACGTGACAGCCAACCACCGAGTGAACGACGCCGTATTCACAGAGGACGGCGCCCAGATGGTGATGGGACGTTTCATGTACGGCCCTCTGGACATGGTCACCCTCACTGGAGAGAAG ATTGACATCCACATCATGACCCAGCCTCCCTCTGGAGAGTGGGTGTACTTCAACACGGAGCTCACCAACAGCAGCGGACGCGTCTCTTATGTCATCCCTGAGAGCAAAAAGCTGGGCATCGGGGTGTATCCCGTCAAAATGGTGGTCAG gGGCGACCATACAGTTGCAGACAGCTATCTCTCTATCGTACCACGAGGAACCGAGTTCGTCGTGTTCAGTATTGACGGGTCGTTTGCTGCCAGTGTGTCTATAATGGGCAGCGACCCAAAGGTTCGAGCTGGAGCTGTGGATGTGGTGAG ATACTGGCAGGACTTGGGCTACTTGATCGTGTACGTAACGGGTCGTCCtgacatgcagaagcagcgcgTGGTGGCCTGGCTCTCTCAGCATAACTTCCCTCACGGCATCGTCTCCTTCTGCGACGGGCTGGTTCACGACCCGCTCCGACACAAGGCCAACTTCCTCAAATGCCTCATCAACGAG GCCTACATGAGGATCTTCGCCGCCTACGGCTCCACCAAGGACATCTCTGTGTACTCGTCTATCGGCCTGCCTCCGTCACACATCTACATCGTGGGACGGCCCACCAAGAAGATGCAGCACCAGTGTCAG TTCATCCCGGACGGCTACGCCTCCCACCTGTCCCAGCTGGAGTACAACCAGAGGTCTCGCCCCGCCAAGTCCGCCAGCACCCGCATGGTCCTCCGCAAGAGCAGCTTCGGTCTGGGTGCCACCGGAGGAGAGTTCCTCCGCAAGCGCAACCACATCTTCCGCACCATCTCTCAGCAGCCCGGAGCGCCGGGGTCGGCCTCCCCCAGCCAGCCGGGCCGGACCGAGCGAACCCAGAGCCAGTGCGAGGTGGAACGGGACCGAGTGGTCGGGGCGGCGACCCAGAGGAGCATGAGCATAGCAGCGGGGTGCTGGGGCCGCAGCGGGAGCACCAAGGAGGGCAGCGGAGGGTTACTCGGCCCGAAATAA
- the LOC119478479 gene encoding membrane-associated phosphatidylinositol transfer protein 2-like isoform X1, producing MLIKEYRIPMPMSVEEYRIAQLYMIQKKSREESCGEGSGVEILENKPYEDGPGGSGQYTHKVYHIGKHIPSWFCAILPQAALRVEEESWNAYPYTRTRYTCPFVEKFSIDIETYYKPDTGNQVDVFNMSSAEKRQRTVDPIDIVKDYIPPHEYLVEEDPKLYQSVKTKRGPLSDDWIEEINQDPAESAVMCAYKLCKVEFRYWGMQSKIERFIHDVGLRKVMVRAHRQAWCWQDEWYGLTIEDIRTLELETQLALAKKMAQFSLSEEGGTETNGSSVSQDQEQGAETAGSAAEAEGGGGGKLGDSLETRGELTKQWSTSSRSSNRSSKRGGSPSHQSISEWRMQSIARDSEDSTDDEFFDAHEDFSDNEEMFNKEITKWSSNDLMDKIETTEVDEAQETLYQESGGEYAAMSNEERQMEDCSSQQCLQPAKTHVLVLVLHGGNILDTGSGEQSSKQADVNTLSGAFKTVMGVHYPAALGRIAIRMVPCPAVCVDAFSLVSNLSPYSYDEGCLSSSQDHIPLAALPLLATAAPQYQDAVAAVILRANQVYSDFVKSLEGASFSGQVCVIGDCVGGILGFDALCSSSVTVSESQNSSRRGSAISVQDTDLLSPGIIINSVSPSLEGSRHLSRSNIDIPRCSGPDDPKRQLPRKRSDSSTYELDTIKHHQAFLSSLHSSVLHGEPGSRRSSSSTMLEGGSLGKFDFEVTDFFMFGSPLGLVLALRKTVVPSLDVANLRPACQQVYNLFHPADPSASRLEPLLDKRFYLLPPFSVPRYQRFPLGDGHSALLDSLVETVQSNPQLLMDAVGAVSHRCLDSTVNETSIPVPVLNWQLHTDTDSLHSHIFVDGQFPSSTSPGVPHLRYNRRASEASIASQVSGLADSYTVSNIATTLKREPSQAKRPGLLSQLALPYNRFSPRRPSSRSRKTRQVFPKPNGVESEQSSDVSSDVISDVTSDVSSDFTDVTSYITDISSAPPSPGVLRNIEKVASRWWGSKRMDYALYCPDALTAFPTVALPHLFHASYWESTDVVSFLLRQVMRHENSSILELDGKEVSEFTPSKPREKWLRKRTHVKIRNVTANHRVNDAVFTEDGAQMVMGRFMYGPLDMVTLTGEKIDIHIMTQPPSGEWVYFNTELTNSSGRVSYVIPESKKLGIGVYPVKMVVRGDHTVADSYLSIVPRGTEFVVFSIDGSFAASVSIMGSDPKVRAGAVDVVRYWQDLGYLIVYVTGRPDMQKQRVVAWLSQHNFPHGIVSFCDGLVHDPLRHKANFLKCLINEAYMRIFAAYGSTKDISVYSSIGLPPSHIYIVGRPTKKMQHQCQFIPDGYASHLSQLEYNQRSRPAKSASTRMVLRKSSFGLGATGGEFLRKRNHIFRTISQQPGAPGSASPSQPGRTERTQSQCEVERDRVVGAATQRSMSIAAGCWGRSGSTKEGSGGLLGPK from the exons AAAAAGAGCCGAGAGGAGAGCTGTGGCGAGGGCAGCGGCGTGGAGATCCTGGAGAACAAGCCTTACGAGGACGGCCCCGGAGGCTCGGGTCAGTACACACACAAGGTCTACCACATCGGCAAACACATCCCGTCCTGGTTCTGTGCCATCCTGCCTCAAGCTGCCCTCCGAGTGGAGGAGGAGTCCTGGAACGCCTACCCCTATACACGAACCCG gTATACCTGTCCCTTTGTAGAGAAATTCTCAATAGACATCGAGACGTATTATAAACCAGATACTGGAAACCAAGTGGACGTCTTCAATATGTCTTCTGCTGAGAAGAGACAGAGGACTGTAG ACCCCATAGACATCGTGAAGGACTACATCCCTCCTCACGAGTACCTGGTGGAAGAAGACCCCAAACTGTATCAGTCAGTGAAAACCAAACGGGGTCCGCTGTCAGACGACTGGATCGAGGAGATCAACCAGGATCCGGCTGAAAGCGCCGTCATGTGCGCCTACAAGCTCTGCAAAGTGGAGTTCAGATACTGGGGCATGCAGTCCAAGATCGAACGCTTCATACACGACGTGG GTCTGCGTAAAGTGATGGTTCGAGCCCACCGGCAGGCGTGGTGCTGGCAGGACGAGTGGTACGGCCTGACCATCGAGGACATCAGGACGCTGGAGCTGGAGACGCAGCTGGCTTTAGCCAAGAAGATGGCCCAGTTCAGCCTCAGCGAAGAGGGGGGAACGGAGACCAACGGCTCCTCCGTCAGCCAGGACCAGGAGCAGGGAGCCGAGACCGCCGGATCGGCTGCGGAGGCagaaggaggcggaggagggaAGCTGGGAGATTCTCTGGAGACACGAGGGGAGCTCACCAAGCAGTGGTCAACGTCCTCTAGATCCTCCAACAGGTCGTCCAAGAGAGGCG ggaGTCCATCTCACCAGAGCATTTCAGAGTGGAGGATGCAGAGCATCGCCCGCGACTCAGAGGACAGCACAGACGACGAGTTCTTCGATGCTCACG AGGACTTTTCTGACAACGAGGAGATGTTTAACAAGGAGATCACCAAGTGGAGCTCCAACGATCTGATGGACAAGATAGAAACAACAGAGGTGGATGAAGCACAAG AAACGTTGTATCAGGAGTCGGGCGGGGAGTACGCCGCGATGAGTAATGAGGAGAGGCAGATGGAG GATTGTTCGTCCCAGCAGTGTCTCCAGCCCGCCAAAACTCACGTCCTCGTTCTGGTCCTGCACGGAGGCAACATCCTGGACACTGGCTCTG GTGAACAGAGCAGCAAGCAGGCCGACGTGAACACGCTGAGTGGAGCTTTTAAGACGGTGATGGGGGTCCATTACCCGGCAGCGTTGGGCCGCATCGCCATCCGGATGGTCCCGTGTCCCGCCGTGTGTGTCGACGCATTCTCGCTAGTCTCCAA CCTCAGCCCTTACAGCTACGACGAGGGCTGCCTGTCCAGCAGTCAGGATCACATCCCGCTGGCTGCTCTGCCTCTCTTGGCTACAGCTGCACCACAGTACCAAGACGCCGTAGCAGCCGTCATCTTACGAGCCAATCAGGTGTATAGCGACTTCGTGAAGTCTCTGGAGGGGGCGTCTTTTAGTGGCCAG GTGTGTGTTATTGGGGACTGTGTCGGAGGCATCCTGGGGTTTgatgctctgtgcagcagctcgGTGACGGTGTCAGAGAGCCAAAACAGCAGCAGACGGGGCAGTGCCATCAGTGTTCAG GACACAGACCTCCTCTCTCCAGGTATCATCATAAACAGTGTCTCTCCGTCCCTCGAGGGAAGCCGCCATCTCAGCCGCAGCAACATCGACATCCCTCGCTGCTCGGGGCCCGACGACCCCAAGAGACAACTTCCACGCAAGCGCAGCGACTCGTCCACGTACGAGCTGGACACCATCAAACACCACCAGGCCTTCCTGTCCAG TCTTCACTCCAGCGTGCTCCACGGCGAGCCCGGGTCGCGgcgctccagcagcagcaccatgcTGGAAGGAGGCTCTCTGGGAAAGTTTGACTTCGAGGTGACGGACTTCTTCATGTTCGGCTCTCCTCTGGGGCTGGTGCTCGCGCTGAGGAAGACCGTGGTGCCCTCGTTAGATG TGGCGAATCTGCGTCCGGCCTGTCAGCAGGTTTACAACCTGTTTCATCCAGCCGACCCGTCGGCCTCCCGCCTCGAGCCTCTCCTGGACAAGCGGTTCTACCTGCTGCCTCCCTTCAGCGTCCCTCGCTACCAGCGCTTTCCTCTGGGCGACGGACACTCGGCTCTGTTGG ACTCCCTAGTTGAGACGGTGCAGAGTAACCCTCAGCTTCTGATGGACGCCGTTGGTGCCGTTTCCCACCGATGTCTGGACAGCACCGTCAACGAGACCTCCATCCCCGTACCCGTCCTCAACTGGCAGCTCCACACAGACA CGGATTCTCTTCACTCACATATCTTTGTGGACGGCCAGTTCCCATCGTCCACGTCACCGGGGGTCCCTCACCTTCGCTACAACCGCCGGGCCAGCGAGGCCAGCATCGCCAGCCAGGTGTCAGGCCTAGCCGACTCCTACACCGTCTCCAACATCGCCACCA CACTCAAACGTGAACCCAGCCAGGCTAAAAGGCCCGGCCTGCTGTCCCAGCTGGCTCTCCCCTACAATAGGTTTTCCCCTCGCCGGCCGTCCTCGCGGTCACGAAAGACCCGCCAGGTGTTCCCAAAACCCAACGGCGTGGAGTCTGAGCAGAGCTCGGACGTTAGCTCTGACGTGATCTCTGACGTGACCTCTGACGTGAGCTCTGACTTCACCGATGTCACGTCTTACATCACAGACATCAGCTCGGCTCCCCCGTCACCCGGGGTGCTGAGGAACATAGAGAAAG TTGCCTCTCGGTGGTGGGGCAGTAAGAGGATGGACTACGCCCTGTACTGCCCCGACGCCCTGACGGCGTTTCCCACCGTGGCTCTGCCTCATCTCTTCCACGCCTCCTACTGGGAGTCTACCGATGTCGTCTCCTTCCTACTCAGACAG GTGATGAGACATGAGAACTCCAGTATTTTGGAGCTGGATGGTAAAGAAGTGTCTGAATTCACTCCGTCCAAACCTCGAGAAAAGTGGCTCCGCAAGAGGACTCATGTTAAAATCAGG AACGTGACAGCCAACCACCGAGTGAACGACGCCGTATTCACAGAGGACGGCGCCCAGATGGTGATGGGACGTTTCATGTACGGCCCTCTGGACATGGTCACCCTCACTGGAGAGAAG ATTGACATCCACATCATGACCCAGCCTCCCTCTGGAGAGTGGGTGTACTTCAACACGGAGCTCACCAACAGCAGCGGACGCGTCTCTTATGTCATCCCTGAGAGCAAAAAGCTGGGCATCGGGGTGTATCCCGTCAAAATGGTGGTCAG gGGCGACCATACAGTTGCAGACAGCTATCTCTCTATCGTACCACGAGGAACCGAGTTCGTCGTGTTCAGTATTGACGGGTCGTTTGCTGCCAGTGTGTCTATAATGGGCAGCGACCCAAAGGTTCGAGCTGGAGCTGTGGATGTGGTGAG ATACTGGCAGGACTTGGGCTACTTGATCGTGTACGTAACGGGTCGTCCtgacatgcagaagcagcgcgTGGTGGCCTGGCTCTCTCAGCATAACTTCCCTCACGGCATCGTCTCCTTCTGCGACGGGCTGGTTCACGACCCGCTCCGACACAAGGCCAACTTCCTCAAATGCCTCATCAACGAG GCCTACATGAGGATCTTCGCCGCCTACGGCTCCACCAAGGACATCTCTGTGTACTCGTCTATCGGCCTGCCTCCGTCACACATCTACATCGTGGGACGGCCCACCAAGAAGATGCAGCACCAGTGTCAG TTCATCCCGGACGGCTACGCCTCCCACCTGTCCCAGCTGGAGTACAACCAGAGGTCTCGCCCCGCCAAGTCCGCCAGCACCCGCATGGTCCTCCGCAAGAGCAGCTTCGGTCTGGGTGCCACCGGAGGAGAGTTCCTCCGCAAGCGCAACCACATCTTCCGCACCATCTCTCAGCAGCCCGGAGCGCCGGGGTCGGCCTCCCCCAGCCAGCCGGGCCGGACCGAGCGAACCCAGAGCCAGTGCGAGGTGGAACGGGACCGAGTGGTCGGGGCGGCGACCCAGAGGAGCATGAGCATAGCAGCGGGGTGCTGGGGCCGCAGCGGGAGCACCAAGGAGGGCAGCGGAGGGTTACTCGGCCCGAAATAA